In Silene latifolia isolate original U9 population chromosome 3, ASM4854445v1, whole genome shotgun sequence, a single window of DNA contains:
- the LOC141649811 gene encoding VQ motif-containing protein 10-like, translated as MSRRPTININTRRENQPMKVVHIKTQYVETDATSFKSVVQNLTGKDSTIPESPKRNYSSSSLAIKVKKRDRSQRVSDGGIGGGVGSGGGGSLKFLSRDLSFDRLFKELPTVDELHKLFNL; from the coding sequence ATGTCTAGAAGACCAACAATTAATATTAATACAAGAAGAGAAAATCAACCAATGAAAGTTGTGCATATAAAAACACAGTACGTAGAAACTGATGCAACAAGCTTCAAGTCTGTAGTTCAAAACCTAACTGGCAAGGATTCTACTATTCCCGAATCGCCGAAGCGTAATTATTCTTCATCTTCATTGGCAATAAAGGTGAAGAAGAGAGATCGGAGTCAACGTGTTTCGGATGGTGGCATCGGTGGTGGTGTtggcagtggtggtggtgggagtttAAAGTTTTTGAGTAGGGATTTGTCATTTGATAGGTTGTTTAAGGAGTTGCCTACTGTTGATGAGCTGCATAAACTTTTTAACCTATGA
- the LOC141649813 gene encoding VQ motif-containing protein 1-like: protein MSRRPTININTRRENQPIKVVHIKTQYVETDATSFKSVVQNLTGKDSTIPESPTRNYSSSSLAIKVKKRDPSQRVSDGGGGGGVGGSLKFLSRDLSFNRLFKELPTVDELHKLFNL from the coding sequence ATGTCTAGAAGACCAACAATTAATATTAATACAAGAAGAGAAAATCAACCAATAAAAGTTGTGCATATAAAAACACAGTACGTAGAAACTGATGCTACAAGCTTCAAGTCTGTTGTTCAAAACCTAACTGGCAAAGATTCTACTATTCCCGAATCGCCAACGCGTAATTATTCTTCATCTTCATTGGCAATAAAGGTGAAGAAGAGAGATCCGAGTCAACGTGTTTCGgatggtggcggcggtggtggtgttggtgggaGTTTAAAGTTTTTGAGTAGGGATTTGTCATTTAATAGGTTGTTTAAGGAGTTGCCTACTGTAGATGAGCTGCATAAACTTTTTAACCTATGA